DNA from Mustela lutreola isolate mMusLut2 chromosome 6, mMusLut2.pri, whole genome shotgun sequence:
ATTTGTTTCAGTctggcttctcttttctctcttctgttcattCCCTCACTTTTTCCTAAtcgtttttttttcccctttcacttTCTTAGGGCTGTATGTGatgcatttaataaacattttagggGGTGGGAAAAATAAACAGCGAATAGAGAAAATACAAGTCTTTCTGCCATGGACTTTACGGTCCAGCATGGAGACAGCAAATTAACCAAATTAAAGACAATGGGAATTCAGCAACATACTCAGTCTGTTAGGTGGGAATgatgctatggagaaaaatgaagcagggaaggggaggccGAGTACGCTGTCTGTGGGTGGAATGAAAAGAATTGCATTAAAGAAACCTATATGGCTGGAGTAAGGAAGCAGGgtaaagagcagaaggagaggagctTGAGAGGTTGTAGTGTGGGGCATGGTGTGAGACATTCTCCAGGGCTGTCCATCTAGCTTCTTGCTGCGATGGAGATGTTCTGTGATGTGCTGTCCAGCACGCCACTAGCCTTGGGTGGCTGTCGGGCACTTGAAGCGTGAGTAGTGTTATTAAGAGactaaattttcaattttatttaatttgaatacCCACATGGGCCTCGCAGCTGCCATATCAGATAGCCCATTACTGTTGTGAGGACTTGACTGATGTAGGAGGAGTTATTAGAAGGTTTGATGGAGGAGAGTGACCTGATCttgatttaatttcttattttccccATCTGTGTAACAGACTGTAGAGTAGCCCGTTTTATCTGAGGGCAAGGTAATAGGACATTTAAGTAACTTCCTTTTGTTTCTGAACCCTTTTAGCGTCTAGGAGTACACTTTGATGAATACTCTGGAGAATCGTTTTATCGTGAAAAATCTCAAGAAGTCTTGAAGTTGCTGGACAGTAAAGGACTCCTACAGAAAACAGTGTATGGTTGGGTTActattattctttgaaaaaaattggtaTTGTTATAGTCTTTCAGGACAATAGAATGTGGCATGCAGCCTTCCTAGCATTTTTTTATAGTGCTTTTTGCTGTTCAAAGTACTTTTCTACATATAGTCTGCTGCTGCCATGACAAAATCCTGGTAGGCTGGAAGAAAAGCTGTTACCTGCTCTTCACATGTgcagaaactgaagcacagaaagtaCAAGCAACTGGCCTACTGTCACACAAGGTGATCATGATATAACTGGAAAAAGGAACTTACTCAACCCtgcgttttaaaaaaaaaaaaaaaaaaaccatactgtGTTCAGAATGGATTTAAGGCACCTTATCTAAATAGGTAgaacacaaacttttttttaaaatattttatttatttatttgacagagattacaagtaggcagagaggcattcagagagaggaggtagcaggctccccgctgagcagagagcccgatgtggggctcgattccaggaccctgggatcatgacctgagctgaaggcagaggctttaacccactgagccacccaggcgccccgaacacAAACTTTTGAGAGAGTAAAATGAGGAAATCAGGAAGCAGGGGCAGAAAAACTAATAGGGAATCAGGAATGATAATGGCATGTCATATAACACATATTGGGATGCTGTTTCCTTACTGAAGGAAATTTCTAATTTAACTTTGAGCTTCCTGTCAgccaaacacaaagaaatagtACTGGTCATAGGAGCCCAGGCATCTGTAATATAGAAGCAAACCAGTTGCTTAGAAGTGCCAGTTTTTCATAGTACCAAAGAGTACTTTGTCTCATCATCTTTATGAGGAAGTAATGGATGATGTGGTTCATAACACCCTGGGTAATGTCTGTTAAGGCAGATTCTTAGATTGCCATATACAGATTCTAATTTTTGATAAGACAGGGATGACAGTAACAAAATTCCGTGGCTTATTATGCAAGTATTTTTTGGCATGTTAAAAATTAACCCAATATTTAAACCCTGTAATTTGAATTAGAAGAATATGTTTCTTGGTTAAACTGCAGTTGAAATCTCATTTTTCAACTGGGGATGTTAAAGATTTACCTAAGTGCCCTACCCAGAACTATAGAGTTTAGAAAGATAAGATAACCAAAAATTAACTACATCGTACCTACCCAATCCTAATAGACTTATGGTTAGAttccttcttgtttttcttcattgttgGTTATACTGCTTGTTGTTACGTAAGTTATAAAAAGTAGCTTCTGGTTTGCCAAAGATAATGTTATAGATACTGTACTTTCAAAGGTCTTAATTTATTGTTTCTTCAGAGTTACGTTTTCATATTTTTAGACGAGGAACAGCTATAGTGGATCTTTCTGGGAATGGTGACCCCTCCTCAATCTGTACTGTAATGCGGAGCGATGGGACTTCTCTCTACGCAACCAGGTTTGTATCTAACGTGGAGTTCAACATCAGAATGCATATGACTTCATGTTCTTTATTGTAGCATCAGTGCTAAAATAATCATTTCATCCTCAAAGTTGTTATTAAATCCTGGTTTCTAAATCTCTTGCTATCAtcacttcaaaatatatttactggATTTCTATTTATTGCCAGTTGTAGTTCCTGGAAAGTTTTGATACCATCAGGAAAGTGACTGAAGAAACTATTTACAATTAGTTAGACATCATAGGATTTCCACAGTTGAATACATTGTTCTACAAACTGTAAAACTGAGGTACCTCATAAttaactataaatattttctagttgCACATTGGTAGGAAATGTATACTAGAAGGTGGTCATAGTGGCTCAGTGGTGTCCTCACTCTCTCAAGGCCATCTTAAATATTAGTCCTCATTCTGACAGTGGTAAAACAGGCCACGGGAGAAGTAGGCCATGTtgcctttgtttcttcttcttctttctcgaTGACTGATCCCTGTGGAAAGGAGCAGTCTCTGTTAATCAGTAAGATTGGATTTATCAAGGACACTTATATCTGGGACAAAGCCAATAGGAAGAAGATAGGACCACAAAAAAAGCACACAAGCCAGCATGGCCATACTCAGGCTCTGCTGGCAGAAGGCTGTGGTGTCTTCCAGGCTAGAGTTTTATACTGGATCATAAACCTGCTTTCACAGCATAGTTAAAGAAATGATATCTCCTGCTCTTATTAACTACTGTCATTTGTTCTAGACAGCTTTATACAACTCTCTGATTGCCTTAGAAAACTGATCCCTtactttctgttacttttttaCATTTCCCTTTATCAGTTCCATACAGTTGGGAGTTAGGAAGTAAGAAGAACGTGTATATGTAAGAAGTACATTTCTTTTTGTAGATTAAAAAGTAATAGTAGAATAATATTTTGTGCCAACCACTTATTGCTGGACAGATTACCTAAAGAAATCCTTGAGCAGTGGCTTTAAGAAATGTTTCCACTCAGATGAGACACTCCATGTCATAATGATTATAGCTGTCCTGATTTAGTTATCTTTTGGGGGCTAGCCTTCATTAGGTCTagatttttctgtgtatttatcttAATACCTATACAGtcttttttctttgggaaaataattgtgttttttgCCACTTGTTGAAATGTTTGATTTTTCACCTCTAACTTGAGTTTCTGTGCTTGCCAGTGGGTTTCTTATAGAATGCAACTATATATGTGGATGTGAATTAGAGGAGTTTGTTAGAACAGAAAGAAGTGCGGGAGAATATTGACAAGAGCTCGGGATGAGTCTGGAGATCTGGAGTTTTGTTCTAATATCACAACTACCACTTACCCTCCCTGAGCCATGGGTTCCTACTTTTTAATAAGAGGTTTGAACGAAATGACCTGgcattccttcctgctttaaaATTCAGGTTCTACAGACTCAGCTTAAAGCTTTTTcatgtattctctttttttttatttcattggatCAAAAAGGCTTCTCCTTGTTTTTTCCTTGGCTCAAACCAAAAATCCAATTGGGGTATATATTTGTGATTTCATCTGGGAGATAATATATACTGGTGTTTCacaacctttttttcctttttttcattatagCCCTGCTCTCAGGAGCTGTTTTAGCCAATTTTCCTACTTCCCCACCTCATGAAATTTTATTACAGATACCCTATATATCTGTGGTATTGCATGCATGTATGTGCTTTATATGTAAAAAGAATaagatttgggggtgcctgggtggcacagtcagttaagcatttgactcttggttttggctcaggttgtgatctcagggttgtgagactgagtcctgaaCTGGCTCTGCAGTCAGTGCAGAGTCTTCTCAAGAGATACACTCCCAGTCTTTCTGCCCACCCACGTGCTGCTTgcacgtgcgctctctctcaaaataaataaataaatctttttaaaaaaagtaagattttgtTGTTCCTCAACAGCCAGTTTTTGTCTCTGTTGCTAAGGCATTGCTCTATGTTATATCAGGATTACAAGGTGGGAACTAAAGACATTTTGATGATCCCCAACATTTCAAAAGATGTGAGAACTTTTTAAGTCTTCCCAATGTTATATTGTTAACcaaaaatagttttcattttaaatttcagtattcTCATAATCAACTTGGAATTTCATAGTTTATGgcttgttttttcattatttcatactAGATGCAAACTGAGTCTTTCATACTTAGATTGAGTTTTTGTCAAAGGACTTTATGGTCTTCCGCATTGCTTTAGAAGGTATTGCTTATGACTGATTGGAGACCTTGAAAGTCCTTGATAGTATTAATAGAAGAGTAGCTAAAAGATAGCAGTGTAGTTGCCACATTATTTGTgttctgaatatgttcttttttaaaaagattttatttcttaatttgacagagagaggcatagcgagagagggatcacaggcagggggagtgggagagacagagcaggcttccagcagagcagagatgatctcaggactctggctaggatcatgacctgagccgaaggcagacacttaacgagtgaaccacccaggcatcccttgaataTGTTCTTTAATAAAGTGTactgcagggacgcctgggtggttcagtttattgagtggctgccttcggctcaggttgtgatcctagggtcctggaatcgagtcccacatctggctcctggctcaggagagagcttgcttctccttcccactctgcctgctgctctccctgcttgtactctccctctctgttaaatgaataaataaaaccttaaaaaaatttttttcttaaaaaaaaaaaaagttttgctgcagggcacctaggtggctcagatggttaagcatctgccttcagctcagatcatgatcctagggtcctgggatcaagccctgcatcgggctctctgctccttggggagactgcttctccctctggctctacctctctctgtctctctctctatctctctctgtttctcatgaataaataaatagaattttttttaaaaagtgtactgCAGAAAAGTGACATTTAGGTAATTCTTTCCAATAGAGGCTTAATTAACAAATCATTAAGCATTTACCTACAGATACTTTTGCCTGGAATTATTTTAGTTAGTACTACCACTCCCAgagcttgtatttatttatttattttttaatctttccacagtatttttattattattgcttttccCCAAGCTATTTTTACTATTACTTTATATCAAAGTATGTATTGGGATTATGTATTCATGGGTCATACACCTTAGGCATGGGATAGTAGGACTTCTTAATTAGAAAAGCCTCATTGATATTAAATAGGTAAAGCAAATTTTTACCCAGATCTGCTTAGTAACTCTTAATCtatgaccatttttttttcagagatctTGCTGCTGCTATAGATCGAATGGACAAGTACAATTTTGATGCAATGATTTATGTGGTAAGTAatcacaataaaaaacaaaagattatgATGTCTACCTCATGAAAACTGCAAAGATGGAAATTATATACCATGTTgaaaaactttggaaaataagtttgtcaaaatataaaaggaattcaGTGTTAAGTTTATTTAAGGAAACcattatgttaaaaacaaaaatgaaaacattcacattgcttcatgattaaaaaaaaaattacccaaatcAGGAAAATGGTTATATGAGATGAATATGTACAGGTTACcataatgtactttttaaaaagtaactttattttttaaagattttatttatttatttgacagacacagcgaaagagggacacaagcagggggagtgggagagggagaagcaggcttcacctgagcagggagcctcaatcacagctcaatcccaggactccaggatcatgacctgagccaaaggcatacacttaaggactgagccacccaggtgccccaactttttattttaaatatttaagcctCATGAGTTTTAGAATAGTACAGAGTTTCCGTGGACCCTTCACCCAGCCTTCTCCAAAGATAGTATCTTCTAAAACCATAGTACTTTGTCTTTACCAGGAAACTGACATTGGTAAAGACCTTAGTTAAATTCCaccagtttgggggcacctgggtgactcagtcaattaagcatctgactcttgattttggctcaggtcgtgtctcagggtcctgagattgagtcccacatcaggctctgctgcTTTCTTCccactctttttccctttgcccctcaccccacttgcgcacactctctctccccaactctaaaataaataaataaaatcttttaaagaaagaaattccaccAATTTTTACATGTGATTGTGTGTTGGCCTAATATGTTGGGGTTGGGGGTTGTGAAATTATGTCAACTGTTCCATCATGAAATAAGCtccctcttggggcgcctgggtggctcagtgggttaagccactgccttcaactcgggtcgtgatctcagggtcctgggatcgagtcccatatcgggctctctgctcggcggggagcctgcttccctctctctgcctgcctctctacctacttgtgatctctctctctgttaaataaataaataaaatctttaaaaaaaaaaaaaaaaagctccctcTTGGCAACCACTTAATAATTGCCTTTTACCCCCTGCCGTAACCCCTAGCAACCATTGCTCTATTCTCCATCACTACAGTGTTGACACTAtgaaaatgttacataaataGAATCACAGTAGGTAATCTTGAGATTGCCTCTTCTCACTCAGCATAGTAAATGCCTTGAGACCCACCCAGGCTGTTGTGTGCACCAGTAGTTTGTTCTTTTATTGCTGGGGGTTACTCTGTggtctcttccctttccttcctctccaggtgccacctccctttcccttaagaaaaaaagttgcCATTAAATAACTTATTAGAGCTGAACTTCATCCTTCTGGGGGATAAAGGTCATGATAGCTGaaggagaaataatttaaatacaataCTCACGAGATTAAAGTTCATCTTTCCTCCTAATTCAGTGAAGTGGTACAGATCTTACTTTCTTCTCAGGTAGAGCACTCAGCTTAGACCCTCTGCTGCTGGCATCTTCTTTGTGTACTTACTTAAAATACATCAGTGGATAATGACTCTAGTGTGTCaaaactcaaatatttttatttattccccaCCTATTTTTTGTAGGTTAACttatcacttaatttttttttttccccaagacagATAAAGggcaaaaaaagcattttcagCAAGTGTTCCAGATGCTGCAGATCATGGGATATGACTGGGCAGAAAGGTAATGTCCGCATGGTTTGTAACTGTCTGCTCACGATCGTTAAGGATTTGTAGGTCAGCCAAGTCCCAAAATATACCAGGTTGTTGAAGGTCATCACTCagatttcacttctttatttCAGGGTATTAGTGTAGAAGCAGAtttgttttttacattaattATGTCCTGGTTATATTCATTTCTAacttataaacatttaataaatatctttattagACATCTACTCTCAGTGGCTTGATTTCCAAAATTCTTAATCCCTCCTTTTTATCCACCAAGACAACTAGTAATTTAATCACCTCTTAGTGATTATCTCTATAAATGAAGCTGTGTGTTTAATATCTTTTGTGGCATATGATAAATTGCAtcctatttattaattttgagaagTCCTTGTATGAGAATTGAAGTTTGGACTGCTCTCTGAAAGTGTGTAATTATACACTTGGAtcatctgttcttttctcttcaatGTCAGGTGCCAGCACGTGCCCTTTGGAGTGGTGCAGGGAATGAAGACTCGAAGAGGAAATGTTACTTTTCTGGAAGATGTTCTAAATGAGATTCAATCGAGGATGCTACAGAACATGGCTTCTATTAAGAGTGAATTTACTTTATTGTTGCGGTCATAATTTACACGCCCCTTGGATGTTTTGTGGAACTTTGATGCCATGCAGTTTATTTTGACCATCATCCCTCTCTTCACTTTGCCTAACCTTGTCAAAAATAGCTTTCACTAATTTGAGGTGCCAGAGGTTTTAGACTTACCACTTGTCATTCAGTTCGATAATCTGAATTGATATGACCCTAggcctcttttcctgggcagcTTCAGCCTTGTCATTCCACTCTTGGGGTGGTTATGTGAAATTCCCATGTTAGGTAATAGGAAACAGGTCACAAGTTCTCATGGCTTTGTTTAACCTTGGAAAAGTAAGTACCAGCTTTATCTAATGTCTCATAAGGGGTATTTATGAGAAATGTGAATTTGTGTTTCTTACCTTTATCCAAGGTAAATTAGCCTAAATTAGGAAAGTAAATTGCCTACCATGAAGCTGTTTGTTCTTACTGGCAGCATacatttttggaagattttatcaGAATCCCTGATTTTCTGCAGTTCTGTATAAGTTAAAGATAGCTGCCTCTGTCTGTTCCAGCTACCAGAGAACTGGAGAACCCACAGGAGACTGCAGAGAGGGTTGGACTCGCCGCACTCATTATTCAGGTTTGTTAGGATTGCCTCCTGTGAGACCCTTTTGTTTGCTAGAACAAACCCCAGCGCTAAAAATGTATTCTTGTCATTCTAGGACTTCAGAGGTTTACTCTTATCTGACTATCAGTTCAGCTGGGATCGTGTTTTCCAAAGTCGTGGGGACACTGGCGTCTTCCTGCAATACACGCATGCCCGCCTCCACAGGTGAGGGGCATCTGCTGGGAAATGCTGAGCCTTGccagggtggggctgggctggTGTGCTCCGAAGATTCAAGGTCCTGTTTGCTGGGCTTCTCCAGTATCTCACATCCAAAACTAGTTAGCAGTATAGTGGACCACCTGTtaggtttggtttttaaaatacttattgagcatctCTGTCAGAAGTGCTTTTATGTATGTTGCCTTGTTTAGTACTCAGAATAACGCTGCCAGAGAATATGCTCCCATTTTCAGGAGGAGAAACAGAGTTAGGAAAAATTGAGGCATTGTGACAAACTTGCAGTTATGTGTCCTTGGATGACTTGTTTAatcctttgttgtttttaaacttttaaaaacagtttggaaGAGACTTTTGGATGTGGTTATCTAAATGACTTCAACACGGCTTGTTTACAAGAGCCACAGTCTGTTTCCATTCTCCAGCATCTTCTCAGGTATGATTTTCTAGTCTTACTGAGTCTGCACCTGCTTAGTGAAATAACTGTTGATGGTTTGCTGACCACTGACGTGAACAAGCCGGTAGCTAGCTCCTGCCCCTCTGCCACCAGTACTTGCCCTTTGAGGGAAGACAAAGGAGGACACCATCAAGGTCAGTCGTTGGGACTTAAAAATATCACTGCTGAATCACTGCAGGTGCCTGACATCCTCTAGGTCATGGTATGAGAATGGAAACCTGATAAAAGCATCAACTTTTAGTTTTGGGAAGGAtcatcttctccttcccctcttggACAAGTGAAGGAAAACCTCTTCCTGCATGCAGCTTCCATGAAACTGTTGAGTTCCTCATCTGCCTCATGGTTTCTATTCACAGTCTCAAATAGATACCTACTTGGTGCCCCGACACTGAGCAAGAGATCACACCTTTGAGCTCTTACAAGCATTGTTGGTGAAGCTAGAATTGTCAGGAGATACTAATCTCTGGAAAGGATATGCGTAGTTAGCAAGGCACTTTTCTCTGATTGCTACACAGTGGTCAGCGGCTCCCTCCTGGGATCAGAGGGGTCCGTTTTCTCATATTTGACTGATTTGTTAGAAAATAAGCCAACCTGGTTTTCTTGGCATTGAAGGTAGACTCTGTTTTGCTAGTTTCTAGATTATGTTCCTAACATGGCTGTAAGCTTTATACATTCAATTTAATAGCCTGAGTCATTGATCTAGGCTAGGCCCAAGAGATAACAAAATGATTTAGAAAGTACCTGCCATCAAGGAATTTGTAGGAAAGATGTGCCTTTAACTTCAAATGCACGCAAGGTCTTTTATCATATACCTTCTACTCTTCCtttagaaagagcaagagcacatataggggcagagggagagagagagaaacttaaacaggctccatgctgggcacggaACCTGATACAGGGCACAATCTCAccacccaaagatcatgacctgagccaaaaccaagagtcagatgctcaaccaactgagacacccaggcaccccataccttCTCTTACTGATGTCCAGTCAACCTTACATTGAAGATC
Protein-coding regions in this window:
- the RARS2 gene encoding probable arginine--tRNA ligase, mitochondrial isoform X2 → MQFGLLGTGFQLFGYEEKLQSNPLQHLFEVYVQVNKEAADDKNIAKSAHEFFQRLELGDTQALALWQKFRDLSVEEYVRIYKRLGVHFDEYSGESFYREKSQEVLKLLDSKGLLQKTVRGTAIVDLSGNGDPSSICTVMRSDGTSLYATRDLAAAIDRMDKYNFDAMIYVTDKGQKKHFQQVFQMLQIMGYDWAERCQHVPFGVVQGMKTRRGNVTFLEDVLNEIQSRMLQNMASIKTTRELENPQETAERVGLAALIIQDFRGLLLSDYQFSWDRVFQSRGDTGVFLQYTHARLHSLEETFGCGYLNDFNTACLQEPQSVSILQHLLRFDEVLYRSSQDLQPRHIVSYLLTLSHLAAMAHKTLLIKDSPPDVAGARLHLFRAVRSVLANGMKLLGIIPVTLTA